AACGAAGCCGCCCCGAACGCCCACGCCGGAGACCGAACCGGAGGCCGCCCAGGCTGCGGGCAACGCGGGCAGCAGCTCGACCTGGCCCGGCCGTGAGTAGACCAGCATCTCGATGATCGCGGCGGGCGTACCGAGGTTCGCGTCGATCTGGAAGATGCCCCGGCCCGGCCCCGTCTCGTAGATGTCGAAGAGGTTCATCGCACTGCCGTTGCCACCACCCGTCGACGGCCTGAGGTTGTTGACCACGAGCTGGTACGCCTTCTCCCCGTCCTTCAGCCGGGCCCAGCACAGGCTTCGCCAGGCGTTCGCCCAGCCGAAGCTGTTCATGCCGCGCGCGCTGAGCAGTGCCTTCGTACCGGCGATGATCTCCTGCGGCGTGGAGTCGTCCGGACGGATCCGGTCGCCGGGGAAGAGTCCGATCAGCGGGGAGAGGTGCCGGTGTGTGGTCTCGCCGAGGTTGTCGGGCGACATCCACTCCTCCAGCCAGCCGGTGCTCGGGCTGACCCTGGGCAGGTACAGGCGCTCGCGGAGGTCGTCGACGGTCTCGGCGTAGCCGCTGTCGCGGCCGAGCACCTCGGTCGCGGTGCGGTAGTTCCCGAAGAGGTTCCACACCAGTTCCTGAGCGTACGTGATGCCCAGGGCGTCGAGCGGGCCGTGCTCCGGCGACCAGTCACGGTCGGCGATCAGGACCTCCCGGGAGGCGCCGGACGCGTCGGTGACGGTCGTGCTGATCAGGCGGGACTCCCAGAACTCCACGGCGCCCTTGATGACCGGGTAGACCTTGCCCAGGTAGGCACGGTCCTGGGTGTACTCGTAGTGCTCGAACAGGTTCTGGCAGAGCCAGGCGTTGCCGGCCGGGTGCCACCACCAGCCGCCGCCGCCGTAGGGATTGGTGGAGATGGCGACGGTCCAACCGGCGATCCGGCCGCTGGAGTTGCGGTAGCGGTTGGTCGGGCTGTTGAACAGGCGCTGGGTGACGTCCGTCCAGGAGGAGAGCTGCGCGAGGCAGTAGTCGGCGAAGGCGTCGAAGTGGTCGGTGAGGCCGGCCCGGTCGGCGAGCCAGTAGTTCATCTGGATGTTGACGTCGGTGTGGTAGTCGGCCATCCAGTCCGGGTCGTTGCCGTCCAGCCAGGGGCCCTGTAGCCCGATCGGCAGGCTCCCCCGCGATCCGGAGATCATCAGATAGCGGCCGAACTGCAGGTACGCGGCCTCGAGCTCCGGGTCGGGAACGTTGTCCCGGTGGCGTGCCCGCAGCCGTTCCC
The Micromonospora pisi DNA segment above includes these coding regions:
- a CDS encoding glycosyl hydrolase family 95 catalytic domain-containing protein translates to MDIRNTDSSDIRPSRRGFLAMAAASGAATALGGLPAFSASAAPRRPAESPMLAAGDAASNQLWWQAPGSANSMIEQGLPVGNGRLGALASNDPASELLMITDATLWTGGLNDTLQSDGQFPYGRDDFGSLTLLATLTVDIPDHDLGSVDNYRRTLDLAQGLVTTAYDISGVTYQRQIFASHPDDVIVAYFSQQGRGTYTGTISLAGTHGESTTANSAGRYASFGASFVNGLRYGAAVTAYGSGGKVAVDGTSITFTGCRDLTIVVSGGTNYTPDPAARFLDPSVDPERLARTKVLTAAHESARDLLHTHVADFRRAFEQLDINLGTSSAAQRELDTWERLRARHRDNVPDPELEAAYLQFGRYLMISGSRGSLPIGLQGPWLDGNDPDWMADYHTDVNIQMNYWLADRAGLTDHFDAFADYCLAQLSSWTDVTQRLFNSPTNRYRNSSGRIAGWTVAISTNPYGGGGWWWHPAGNAWLCQNLFEHYEYTQDRAYLGKVYPVIKGAVEFWESRLISTTVTDASGASREVLIADRDWSPEHGPLDALGITYAQELVWNLFGNYRTATEVLGRDSGYAETVDDLRERLYLPRVSPSTGWLEEWMSPDNLGETTHRHLSPLIGLFPGDRIRPDDSTPQEIIAGTKALLSARGMNSFGWANAWRSLCWARLKDGEKAYQLVVNNLRPSTGGGNGSAMNLFDIYETGPGRGIFQIDANLGTPAAIIEMLVYSRPGQVELLPALPAAWAASGSVSGVGVRGGFVVDLGWKNGKVTQARLTSVGGRSTTVVAGGTTRTVTLKPGESVTLRSL